A stretch of Cheilinus undulatus linkage group 20, ASM1832078v1, whole genome shotgun sequence DNA encodes these proteins:
- the aatkb gene encoding serine/threonine-protein kinase LMTK1 isoform X3 encodes MSTLASPASQGSPDVYILPLTEVSLPVAKQPSRSVQLLKSSDLGRHSLLYLKEIGNGWFGKVLLGEVNTGLNTTQVVVKELKASASVQDQMHFLEEAQPYRTLQHPALMQCLAQCTEVTPYLLVMEFCPLGDVKGYLRSCRTAETMTPEPLILQRMACDIASGLLHMHKHSFTHSDLALRNCLLTANVSVKIGDYGLAHTKYKDDYFVTSDQMYVPLRWIAPELVDEVHGNLLVADQTTQSNMWSLGVTIWELFELGNQPYRHYSDTQVLTYAVREQQLRLPKPLLKVPLAERWYEVMQFCWLQPDQRPTAEEVHLLLSYLCAKGASEAEEDFERRWNSMRPNTGFNSHHGASAISRDHPSTTNSSFPLLEQFSNGDGYQSESGDDILTVTETSHGLNFEYKWEQARADQSYRAPDSTSSLGQVSHHCQEPFYPPGGIVGGCPMENLSHSVSPSYYQPKHLHAPGVLPVLSAHSPSVGSEYYIRIEEPVDCNIDPDFTMCSYSPDYQGSSGSFLTGSADSGECMACPSQAKNMPPYWSADMHKTDVYDSNESSPAISLTMEPLLGQVSDSSPLRPWESSHYVSYKDRDGGYYYEHSPTLGLSNFMIGSEPTRERYRESWGSRSLRQALGELENPLGISPSVNSPPQQAFRDTYLETSQTSIIGKNVTGGYYDMMGSLRKTMPSHTRHNSHSVSINMETDRALSIGHRESDSEEEEEDIFLERHTCNTWPSKHRHSSGGHHGRRASHSCRQDAYVDFHYTMPSTDIEDSWPEEHSLAFHSLPKPIDYLEPHQAKDNSACLSLSKHHAMVPSDNCNAYIYLCHEGETQVPAPGECCHSHFIDPLTGLLVRNNSYSHSYTPSSYITDKVIDMQSNEEMINLSPAPGGPIVPKPAMIKPEERREQYVDLITSDTLFKEKREDVIKENPIMQKPAETKIEEVTLTMTKAAPPPADNMHVMVALTDPQSELSQTIDSGVERGGSSVSLADILDCSDDDEEDDITDDITDVTSGIFADESSELNASPAFKSLQKQVGTPDSMDSMDLPSAAGSCEGLSPASSHPSSSPKAMDSGYDTENNESPEFVPKEPHDPRDQSLGKPILETSLGEEKLLKEHEVDSEVEPTENKQLTGEDMALQTADPILLPLSDKTPYRDSAYFSDYENERQPRDEGDERVMNEQKGEKRKKEEEEEQQETEANKDIKLEMEPILTDEIGSSSPPEMEAYLTDDCGEDEVLGLPPEPSDTASISGLDEWPSQEESSSLGDWAAEVVGAMEEAIGALNGDCISSVRVEEEEEEEDKKEEEETDNSEEQAEKTTPNKPSGISDGTLHILPKDEVALQHTANARRFSSSSPPPPSTSPPPLPTTEGRASPGDGEEADEEDGDTDDSDESDEELRTYSVQEQSAGEESDDECHPVPIVVSDDSEAHKLRSLLKMPVLLTAENIEEELERKKKTVSFFDDVTVYLFDQESPTKELTEHGFPLGTESQTSRSKSHVNASDDSSDGNISEESAGYEWEDDFPLLPLPTSSATSDSPPPRSVPKAPTPKPAVQFSRFTVSPSSVSRFSITHISDSDMESVGGSSEDGDKE; translated from the exons tccAGCTCCTGAAGTCGTCAGATCTCGGCCGCCACAGTCTGCTCTACCTGAAAGAGATCGGGAATGGCTGGTTCGGCAAG GTTCTGCTCGGGGAGGTCAACACCGGCCTGAATACCACCCAGGTGGTGGTGAAGGAGCTCAAGGCCAGCGCCAGCGTTCAGGACCAGATGCACTTTCTGGAGGAAGCACAGCCTTACCG caCCCTGCAGCACCCGGCTCTGATGCAGTGCTTGGCCCAGTGCACCGAGGTCACTCCCTACCTGCTGGTTATGGAGTTTTGCCCGCTG GGTGATGTGAAGGGTTACCTCCGAAGCTGCAGGACTGCAGAGACCATGACCCCAGAGCCGTTGATCCTTCAGCGTATGGCCTGTGACATCGCCTCAGGACtcttacacatgcacaaacacagctTCACTCACAG TGACCTGGCTTTGAGAAACTGCTTGCTGACTGCAAACGTCTCAGTGAAGATCGGAGATTACGGTCTGGCTCACACCAAGTATAAG GACGACTACTTCGTGACCTCAGATCAGATGTACGTGCCGCTGCGTTGGATCGCTCCAGAGCTGGTGGACGAGGTTCATGGGAACCTGCTGGTGGCTGACCAGACAACACAGAGCAACATGTG GTCTCTTGGCGTGACTATCTGGGAGCTCTTTGAGCTGGGAAATCAGCCCTACAGACACTACTCCGACACTCAAGTCCTGACCTACGCTGTGAGGGAGCAGCAGCTCAGACTGCCCAAACCGCTGCTCAAAGTTCCTCTGGCTGAGCGCTG GTACGAGGTGATGCAGTTCTGCTGGCTCCAGCCCGATCAGAGACCCACCGCAGAGGAAGTCCACCTGCTGCTCAGCTACCTGTGTGCCAAGGGGGCCAGTGAGGCCGAAGAGGATTTCGAGAGACGATGGAACTCCATGCGCCCCAACACTGGGTTCAACAGCCACCATGGTGCCTCGGCAATATCGCGAGACCACCCTTCAACGACCAATTCCTCTTTCCCTCTGCTTGAGCAGTTTTCAAACGGTGATGGCTACCAGTCAGAATCAGGAGATGATATTCTAACAGTCACTGAGACCAGCCACGGCCTGAACTTTGAGTACAAATGGGAACAAGCCAGAGCAGACCAGTCCTACAGGGCGCCAGACTCCACCAGTAGTCTAGGGCAAGTCAGCCACCATTGTCAGGAACCGTTTTACCCACCTGGAGGCATCGTGGGAGGATGCCCCATGGAGAACCTTAGCCATTCAGTTTCCCCATCTTACTACCAACCAAAACATCTACATGCTCCAGGTGTACTTCCTGTCCTGAGTGCCCATAGCCCCTCTGTAGGCAGTGAATACTACATCCGCATTGAAGAGCCTGTGGACTGCAACATTGACCCAGACTTCACCATGTGCTCCTACAGTCCAGACTACCAGGGCAGCAGTGGAAGCTTCCTAACCGGGAGTGCAGACTCGGGTGAATGCATGGCCTGCCCTTCACAAGCTAAGAACATGCCTCCCTATTGGTCAGCAGACATGCATAAGACAGACGTGTACGATTCAAATGAGTCCAGCCCGGCCATCTCTCTGACGATGGAGCCTCTTCTAGGGCAAGTGTCTGACAGCAGCCCGCTGAGACCCTGGGAGTCCAGTCACTATGTGTCCTACAAAGACCGAGATGGGGGTTACTACTATGAGCACTCGCCCACTTTGGGTCTGAGTAACTTTATGATTGGAAGCGAGCCCACTAGAGAGCGTTATCGGGAGAGCTGGGGGTCAAGAAGTCTGCGCCAAGCTTTGGGGGAGTTGGAGAACCCGCTTGGTATATCTCCGTCTGTGAACAGTCCGCCTCAACAGGCTTTTAGAGACACGTACCTGGAGACAAGTCAGACCTCCATCATTGGGAAGAACGTCACTGGTGGCTACTACGACATGATGGGCTCCTTGAGGAAGACGATGCCCAGTCACACCAGGCACAACAGCCACTCAGTCAGCATCAACATGGAGACGGACAGGGCACTCTCCATCGGACACAGGGAAAGCGAttcagaagaggaagaagaggacaTATTTTTGGAGAGACACACCTGCAACACTTGGCCTTCGAAGCATCGCCACAGCAGCGGGGGCCACCACGGACGACGGGCGAGCCACAGCTGCAGACAAGACGCCTACGTCGACTTCCACTACACAATGCCGAGCACAGACATCGAAGACTCCTGGCCTGAAGAGCACAGCCTCGCTTTCCACTCCCTACCCAAACCCATTGACTATCTGGAGCCCCATCAGGCCAAAGATAACAGTGCCTGCCTCAGTCTGAGCAAACATCACGCTATGGTGCCCTCAGACAACTGCAATGCCTACATCTACCTGTGCCATGAAGGAGAGACTCAAGTGCCAGCTCCAGGAGAGTGCTGCCACTCACATTTTATTGATCCGCTAACAGGCTTGCTAGTCAGGAACAACAGCTACAGTCACAGCTACACCCCCAGCAGCTACATCACTGATAAGGTCATTGACATGCAAAGCAATGAGGAGATGATCAATCTGTCACCAGCTCCAGGAGGTCCTATTGTGCCCAAACCTGCCATGATTAAACCGGAGGAAAGAAGAGAGCAGTATGTCGACCTTATCACCTCTGACACGCTGTTCAAGGAGAAGAGGGAGGATGTAATCAAAGAAAATCCAATCATGCAAAAACCAGCAGAGACAAAAATAGAAGAGGTGACGCTGACAATGACTAAAGCTGCTCCACCTCCTGCTGACAACATGCATGTGATGGTGGCCCTCACAGATCCACAGTCAGAGCTGAGCCAGACCATCGACAGCGGCGTTGAGCGAGGAGGCTCTAGCGTGAGCCTTGCAGACATCCTCGACTGCAGCGACGACGACGAAGAGGATGACATTACGGATGATATCACTGACGTTACATCGGGCATCTTCGCAGACGAGTCCAGCGAGCTGAACGCTTCTCCGGCTTTCAAGTCGCTGCAGAAACAAGTAGGAACTCCTGACTCCATGGATTCAATGGATCTGCCGTCTGCAGCAGGGTCTTGTGAAGGCTTAAGTCCTGCGTCGTCCCATCCTTCGAGCTCTCCTAAAGCCATGGACAGTGGGTATGACACAGAGAATAATGAGAGCCCCGAGTTTGTGCCCAAAGAACCTCATGATCCCCGTGATCAATCTCTAGGAAAGCCAATCCTCGAAACCAGCCTGGGGGAAGAAAAGTTGCTGAAAGAGCATGAAGTTGACTCTGAAGTAGAGCCCACAGAGAATAAACAATTAACAGGTGAAGATATGGCCTTACAGACTGCTGATCCCATCCTCTTACCACTCAGCGACAAAACTCCATACAGAGACTCTGCTTATTTCTCAGACTACGAGAACGAAAGGCAGCCTAGAGATGAAGGCGACGAAAGAGTTATGAATGAACAGAAGGGGGAGAAAAGGaagaaggaagaggaagaagagcaaCAGGAAACTGAAGCAAACAAAGACATAAAACTTGAAATGGAGCCGATTTTAACAGATGAAATAGGCTCGTCTTCACCCCCAGAGATGGAAGCATACTTGACAGACGACTGTGGCGAGGATGAGGTGTTGGGTTTACCTCCAGAGCCTTCTGACACTGCTTCAATATCAGGGCTGGATGAATGGCCGTCTCAAGAGGAGAGCTCATCTCTTGGAGACTGGGCAGCAGAGGTGGTCGGGGCCATGGAGGAGGCCATTGGTGCCCTGAATGGAGACTGTATCTCCAGTGTGAGagtagaggaagaggaggaggaagaggataagaaggaggaagaggagacagaTAACTCTGAAGAGCAGGCAGAGAAGACTACTCCAAACAAACCATCAGGGATATCTGATGGAACCCTGCACATTCTACCCAAAGACGAGGTCGCCCTGCAGCACACAGCAAACGCCAGACggttctcctcttcctctcctccacctccatcCACTTCCCCTCCTCCGCTCCCGACAACAGAGGGGCGAGCGTCTCCAGGAGATGGCGAGGAAGCAGACGAGGAGGATGGAGACACAGATGACAGCGATGAATCGGATGAGGAGCTGCGGACATACAGCGTTCAGGAGCAGAGCGCCGGGGAGGAGAGCGATGACGAGTGCCACCCAGTGCCCATCGTGGTGAGCGACGACAGCGAGGCCCACAAACTGCGCAGCCTCCTGAAGATGCCGGTCCTCCTTACAGCGGAGaacatagaggaggagctggagcgGAAGAAGAAGACGGTGTCTTTCTTTGATGACGTCACCGTCTATCTGTTCGATCAG